The DNA sequence AGATTTAGTAGAACTTTATTTTGGTCAATATGAGTTTAGTGGAACTTGTACAACTATTCTGGTGTTAACTTATAAGGATACCAAGTTCAAAACCATCCCATGTTTATTTTTCCTAAACTTCAAAACCTATAATTGCTACCTAGATATCCTAGAGAAAGAATACAGAACTAAAGGTAATCATTGCCTAGACAGTTTCAAGAAAAATATTGTGAATTACACAgagaataaaaattaaaaaattaaaaataattttaaaataaaaataaaaaaactggaACAGAAATAAGGCTCACTATAAGTCAATGTTCTGATTTCTCAGCTCTAGGCCCTGGAATTCATATTCATTGTTTGTAATGTTTTCTTCTTATCAATCAACATCATCATtgcttctccaaaaaaaaaaaatttaaacaaataaataaacgcGGTGACTAAGACATGGACACCAGCTCAACATAACTATTGTGTTCAACATTATAGGCGTGTGAGTTCTCTATATGAGCATTGAGTTGTCATATCTAATTTTCTTTGGAAAAAATGAAGCCACATTAAATATGCAGATATGATCCTGAAGTGTCAAAATAAGACGAGCACAATTGTTAAATGTCACCTTGCTAAGGTCTTTTCTCCAAATAGCTACTATTTCTGAGACCTTGCTTGGAAGATATGATCGAGCCATCAAAGCAGCCTCAGGTATCCGATTGCTGCAAAGAGAATGCTTCACTAATCAACAACTTCAATTGCATGATTTTTGTCCTCACACTTCTAGCAAACAAATAAGAAACTACCTTTCGACTAACAGCTCAAGGCACTCTTCCAATCGACCCAACATGAATAAACAAAGGAATGCAACATTGTTCTTCCCCTGTTCTTTAGCAAGGGATGCAAGTCTTGAGATTCCCTCAGCATCTCCAAGAGATGAATAAAGCAGTAATAAACCACTCAAGTCCATGGCATGCTTCAAACATTGCTCAGCCATTTCCAACTGCAAGAATATTACATTAACAAAAGATGAAACCAAAACAAGGTGAACAATTATGAGGAAAACAAACATAACTACTCTCCATAGATATGCGGTAAAGCAATAAATACACACAATATCAAGAGAATCTTAATATTAGCATACCTTTCCGGTAGACATGGCTAGTTCACCTAGCTGTTTCCATTTAGATTCACTCTGCACCTCACTGGCAATTTCCTGCAAAATAGAACATATAAATTCACCTTGCATTTTCAGTGactaaaaaacataaaaagctCAAGTCAACAGAACCTCTCACACTAGTTATGCTTTCTTGGATTTACCTCTGCAATTTCTAATCTACCAAGCTGAATGGCTAGCTCAAATCTGTAATCAGGATCTGTAGCAACTTCAAGTGCATCCTCTATCATACCACGTGATTCCAAGAAACGAGCCACACTACAATTACAGGAATTTGTCCATGGCCATTTAAGAAATCATTTAAAAACTTAACCTTTCAATCAAACATAACTGAATATAAATCAATTGTATGATAAAAGGGGACTAAATAACCATCAAAAGGGCTAAAATGTAAGTGTAAATACAATTTTAGCAGGTGGAAGCTAATGGTTTTGGGATCAGAGCATGGAGACTTAACTTTAAAAGCAGACAAATGAAAAGACTAAAGAATTAATGCAAATGATTTTCTGGACTTCCAGGGTGATCCATTTTAGATCATTTTGATGAGTATGTTATACTACAACGAGTATCTACTGAAGCCAGATAAGTTGGAACAGTTCGACCAGTATGTTGTACTAAACCAATATTCCACCAACTGAAATACAGATATATAACCAAGCCAGATATCGTTTCGCAGAAATAAAGGGGAAATTTGATATCGTTACAAGTCAAGAACTACTGGGCACCTGTTATGATGGTCTTTAGGAATTGAAGGTAAAAGTTCATTGGCCCTTTCAAGGTCTCCACGCATAACAAGTGTCTTATACTcaatcaaactcaaaagtaGTGTGTACCCCATCACACTGCAAAttggaaaagagaaaaaaaattatatacattAAAGATGCATAATATGAAAAATAATCACAATGACTTCCAACAAAACAAATTTGACAAACCAAGAATGCACTTACTTGAACTCTTTGTCTATCAGATACACCCGACTTTGATTGGCAAGATAGCCTAACAAGTACATTGGCCGGTCTAAATGGAACATTGTAGTTACCTAAACAATAGGTATAATATGTTCAAGTTAATTGCAAGCATAACAATTTTCCAACCATCTAGATACAAATGATATTTGCAGCCCACAATGAAACAGACGCACTACCTCTCCACCAACACAATAATTAAGCCTCCAAGACGAGTTGTTGTAAATGAAGCAATCCCCAACCCATAAACCAGTCCTGACCCGTTCATTCATTTCATGGAGAAGCTCAAATGCATCTTCTACACCTTGTTCATCTACAGGTCTTCCGCTATCCAAATAAGAAGAGACTACATCTCGCTGCACCATTATCATATGCAATCTCATAAAACCTTGTGGCAAACTATTTCCCAAGAACCCAGATAGAGAAGAAGCTTACATTGTACTTCAGGATGTAGAATGATGCGTCACTGGCAATGGCAACTAAATCGCCACTATCAGCCCAATAGAGATTCTGGCATGTTCAAAATactgaattaaaagaaaatgacaacagcaattatttttcttcaaattttgagGTAAGTAGGGGCTCACTTTCACATTCACATCAATTCTCCGAATCAATCTGCACTCAGCCCAATCATAAAAGCAAATAAAATCATTTGAGCACATCGCCAATAAAGTTCCCCCATATATATGTTCTGCTGAAAATGTTGGTCGAATACTCCTTTTCTCCTGAAATATGCCACTCACATTAAAATAAACTCGTTTTTCCTAAGAGGAAGATTTAACGTATACAATATTGGTAATGAAAGCCTTGAGGAGTTCCTTAAGTGCCTACAGTAATCCCAGCCAAGATTCTAAATTTATGATATGGTTGCTACCTAATATTAAGTAGTTCAAGCAAAACACTTTGATATACTAAAAAAGGTAACAGACCCATATTTCTGCCTCCAGACTAATGACCAAGTAAAATGGAACAATTTCCAGCAGAAAGAATAATGCAGTCAATAAACTGAAAGTAATACAAACCTGGAAGTTTTTAgtgaaaattttaatttttgaagtaCTCTCTCTAACAGCATACTCTCCTTCAGATGACCACGCAAATTCCAAAGCAGAACCAAACGACCGATTTCTCCAGGCCAAAGCAGTATATATAATGTATTCTCCATCTCCACAAACTACAACAAACCTCCCGTTGGGGTTGTGCTTTAAGCTCTGTATAGAATTTTAGCAGAAGAAATCAATGTATGGCACAAAAACAGAACTGATTACAAACAAGTCATATATGCTTTAACCTTGGTTTTTAAATGTGCAAATAAAGAACAACAGAGAACATCATTACACatacatatttttttctctatccTATTCTTTTGACAGGAATTTCCAACAGATTTAGTAGAATATAATTTCTAGCATAAAAGCTACCACCACTTAAAGTTGGAAACAGAAAAGACAGTCCATCTACCAGGCAAAATGACATTGTACCGAGCAAATCCTATCAACATGGCAATATGTGACTTGAAATTTGCTTCAAAAGGAAATAATCATGATTGGAAACAGCGGCATAAATGACTGAAGCCCAAAAACTCCATAAAAGAGAAAACAGCAAAAGAAGCTTCATTAAAATGATTAATACtacagaagaaaacaaaaaaaagaatggAACAAAAGCCTCACTTGGGGGTAAAGATCACATGTGCCCAACTCCTTGACGGCCAATGGCAATCTCTCTCCATCAGTAACCTAATAAGAGATGTGAACATAGAACAGGCAATGTCAACTAAATGAGGAGTATCAAGCAGCAAAGAAAAAGAGCCAATCTGAAGGAGAGCTCAAACCTCATAATCAGCGCCTACACTCTTAATGTTCACTGTTTGAATTTCATTGTGCTTAGCCCAAATGATCTTTCCACCATTGTCCATACTAGCAACAGGTACTTCACGTCCAAGTTTTACCATAATGGTTCCTTCATCATAACCAATCACAACCCTGGACAAATCGATATACTTATTTTAGGCAGTTTCATTTAGGGCACCCAAGATGCACTTTTGTACtaaactactttttttttttttttgcaaagttGTCATAATATTAATATGCTCAGGAGCACTACCAACTTAAGACATATGTAAAGATATAATGTTTCTTTTTTGGACAGTACACTCACCTTCTACGACCTCTTCACATAGTTCTAATACATATGAATACTTGATATCAACCCATAATTTTCTTATGAACAAGTGATTCAGACTAAATAGTTAAACTGCAAAGAAAATCTACGTGGAAAATAAGTACAAAACTTACCGTCGTGAGCCCTTCATGTATCCAATCGCCCAAACTCTTTCAAGCCCATAATTCAATGTGTTCTCAAGCCTGTAAATGAACCACATATTATCCTAGGACTTAGTGGTTTAATGGTTTGCAAGAGGCCAAATTCAAAAAAGTAACAATAAAACAACTTTAAAAGTTTAAAACCAACAAGTTGAATACCCACAAAAAAGATGTGGCATCCTGAAAAATGAGGGATAGAGAACTATGCACATGCCAGGGATTACCTGTAAGTGGTTGAATGCCATATTCGTACTGTTCCGTCCTCTGACCCTGTTATTATTATAGGGAGTTCAGGATGAAAACATACAGCAGAAACATTGTGTGTATGGCCTTCAAGTGTCTGGACACAACCTTTTGTTTGATAGTCCCACACCTGCTTTCATAGGATTATGCATAAGTTTTCCAAACAATCAAATAGATATAAAACCAAAACATCGCTGAGCAGAAAAGGTTACTTAATGGAGACCTTAGCAGTGTGATCATCGGAACCGGTAATGAGATAAGGTTTATCACCACCCGTAAAGTAATCAACGCAATTTACACCTTTCTGGTGGGCATCCAGTGTAAAATTTGGGTCAGGGGAGCCTAGATTCCATATCTGGAGAGGGGAAAGAAGAAAACAGGTAGCATAATTAGCACCATTACACCAAAATTTAGAATAATATGCACAAAAACAACGAGGAAATGCCATGTCTACCTTTATGGTGCGATCAAGAGACGCACTAGCAAAGGTGTTGGTATCTTTAGGATTAAATGTCACTTGCATCACATAATGCGAATGTCCTTCAAATATTTGAGTACAAATCCAACCCTTGTCCCAATCCCATAGCTTGATGAGCATATCATCAGATGATGATAACACATATGGGAGCGTAGGATGGACAGCCACACATCTAATGTAGTCAGTATGGGCCTCAAATACTTTAACCTTATCCATTGTGTTGTAGTTGTATACACGAATAAACATATCGTCAGCTCCAGCAACAACCCATTGCTTGCGTGATATAAATTTGGCTGACCTAACTGGAGAAAAATGATTTAAACGTTAGCCAAAAATAATCTTATTGGGGAAAATCCCAAAATGAAATGTCTACCAAGTATAACAAATACAAACAGACAACATATAATCCCACTATATACCTGGCAACTCAGTGACCTCAAATGACTTGGCCATTGTCTGCAACAGTAACAAAAGATTCAAATTAGCACATGCTCACCTCCAACAATTTGTGTCAACAGGTTGCTATAATTGCAAGACCACAGAAGTACTCTTATTCAGTATGCATCTTAAGATAAATATTTTGCTGTATTAAGATAAAGCTTTCCAAGTACTTTTAGCAATTGATCACAATTTCAATAAGTTAAAACTGTCCCCAGATCATAATTAACAATATAAAAAAGATGCTGTTGAAAATGTACcacttcttttctctcttttcagaAATATGTATAATTTGATTGGAAATGTTACTTATGCtgtattatgtgtgtgtgtattcaaTATATCTATATCATACCTGAGTCTGGTAGTTCCAAATACACACTGTTCCTGAATACAGACTCGCCAATATCCTGCGGTAAAAATTATACTTCGACAAATTAGTAGACGATAAATCTTCCCCTTCACTATTACTAATTAAGCACGCCAACCATATAAACTACATTTTCATGAAACTATCTTGGATGCTATCTTAAGTTAAAATGGAAAGATCAGTTCAGACTACCACCCACCAAAATCATCTCACCAgcttcagaagaaaaaaatataaattacaATGTAATCCTCATGACCAATCTAAGTGAGACCATTTGAAGTTTAAAGGCACAGAaagcaa is a window from the Rosa chinensis cultivar Old Blush chromosome 2, RchiOBHm-V2, whole genome shotgun sequence genome containing:
- the LOC112185084 gene encoding coatomer subunit beta'-2; amino-acid sequence: MPLRLEIKRKLAQRSERVKSVDLHPTEPWILASLYSGTVCIWNYQTQTMAKSFEVTELPVRSAKFISRKQWVVAGADDMFIRVYNYNTMDKVKVFEAHTDYIRCVAVHPTLPYVLSSSDDMLIKLWDWDKGWICTQIFEGHSHYVMQVTFNPKDTNTFASASLDRTIKIWNLGSPDPNFTLDAHQKGVNCVDYFTGGDKPYLITGSDDHTAKVWDYQTKGCVQTLEGHTHNVSAVCFHPELPIIITGSEDGTVRIWHSTTYRLENTLNYGLERVWAIGYMKGSRRVVIGYDEGTIMVKLGREVPVASMDNGGKIIWAKHNEIQTVNIKSVGADYEVTDGERLPLAVKELGTCDLYPQSLKHNPNGRFVVVCGDGEYIIYTALAWRNRSFGSALEFAWSSEGEYAVRESTSKIKIFTKNFQEKRSIRPTFSAEHIYGGTLLAMCSNDFICFYDWAECRLIRRIDVNVKNLYWADSGDLVAIASDASFYILKYNRDVVSSYLDSGRPVDEQGVEDAFELLHEMNERVRTGLWVGDCFIYNNSSWRLNYCVGGEVTTMFHLDRPMYLLGYLANQSRVYLIDKEFNVMGYTLLLSLIEYKTLVMRGDLERANELLPSIPKDHHNSVARFLESRGMIEDALEVATDPDYRFELAIQLGRLEIAEEIASEVQSESKWKQLGELAMSTGKLEMAEQCLKHAMDLSGLLLLYSSLGDAEGISRLASLAKEQGKNNVAFLCLFMLGRLEECLELLVESNRIPEAALMARSYLPSKVSEIVAIWRKDLSKVNPKAAESLADPEEYPNLFEDWQVALSVESRAAETRGVYPPAEEYVKHVDKTHMTLVEAFRNLQVDEENLQMDEEQPRENGDSTHEVSELNGEQTVEEHAADQHEEGSQEEVVVVDADSTDGTVLINGNEAEEDWVLTPRH